The genomic stretch GGCCAGGCTTTCTATCACGGTTATTGTAATAGCCGGTAATAGTTGTGACTTGGTCATTTAGCCAATAACTCACCGTTAATGGTTTATTGTATCCCAATGTCATAAATGGTTTGTCTTGATTATCAGTCAATGTCATCACCTACAATCTCAATTGAGATAAATGCTGCAAACTCATACTTCGTATCCTGAATATCAATATAGCGATCAATCAGATCAACTTTGTCAACTCTGCCGGTGATTGCTATTATTTGTCCATCTTTGAAGTATTTGAGCGCAATTTTGGTTTCCTTCGGCCGGATGGTCAACATAACCTGGTTAATTTCTTCTATCTGCTCTTCCGATAACTCTGGTTTTGTTTTCAAATTATTAATACGATCCAGGTGATATTGGCCAGCGAT from Culicoidibacter larvae encodes the following:
- a CDS encoding YolD-like family protein; the encoded protein is MLKPDKVRKIEKWYPFAALSDPIAGQYHLDRINNLKTKPELSEEQIEEINQVMLTIRPKETKIALKYFKDGQIIAITGRVDKVDLIDRYIDIQDTKYEFAAFISIEIVGDDID